One Antennarius striatus isolate MH-2024 chromosome 17, ASM4005453v1, whole genome shotgun sequence genomic window carries:
- the mrpl35 gene encoding large ribosomal subunit protein bL35m — translation MAAVIARRVSGLLRPLSVSLCAKTQQFHNTSNLIHHPPLYNAIAGAACAPLRAAVHQTPRYNILQRVSVLIPSLTHQPSRSLTYYSVKKGKRKSVKAVTERFKRLHCGLWLRRKAGYKKKLWKKKPARRRRLREHVFCNKTQCKLLDKMTTSFWKRRNWYVDDPYLNYHNRVNLKP, via the exons ATGGCTGCTGTCATTGCAAGAAGGGTGTCTG ggCTGCTGAGGCCGCTGTCCGTGTCTCTGTGTGCCAAGACTCAACAGTTCCACAACACCTCCAACCTCATCCATCACCCGCCGTTGTACAACGCGATAGCAGGCGCTGCCTGCGCTCCTCTGCGGGCTGCTGTGCATCAGACACCCCGGTACAACATCCTGCAGCG GGTCTCAGTACTTATTCCTAGCCTGACTCATCAACCAAGCCGAAGTCTGACATACTATAGTGTGaagaaggggaagaggaagtCTGTAAAAGCTGTGACAGAACGGTTTAAGAGGCTGCATTGTGGCCTTTGGCTCAGACGCAAG GCAGGATACAAGAAGAAACTGTGGAAGAAGAAACCGGCCAGACGAAGGCGCCTGAGAGAGCATGTATTCTGTAACAAAACACAGTGTAAACTTTTGGATAAAATGACAACCTCCTTTTGGAAAAGGAGGAACTGGTATGTGGATGATCCATACCTGAATTATCATAATCGTGTCAACCTTAAACCATAA
- the si:dkey-21a6.5 gene encoding tumor necrosis factor receptor superfamily member 14: protein MGCRRVLPAVCAACLIGMVLSQTTLTPAVVSTTQMENATGLTVAPVILSTTTSGCFAFNTSTCEACPPGSQYDNSTLLCSCCSNPGLCVVPEACLPCTRGFYQPLPGQQQCLPCSRGFYTNFTGSPLCLPCPPGSMNNNTGGDSCTSCSPGSFSSQQSSTSCTPCALGSFCNSSGCLQCQMCPGGTEALQAAAKECTPCRPGMHKPPHQTMCQICGSGFFQIHWGQENCDVCPENHYCPSPDVNPIQCPSDAFCPEGSLAPSYCMETFFHKAGDTCELAPVTIALLVIGGGVALLLIILMVLRRRRDTDGELTVARAPLLGKERPQGRYYGIPCDGEPVYAGW, encoded by the exons GGATGGTGCTGAGTCAGACCACACTTACTCCTGCCGTGGTAAGCACCACTCAGATGGAGAATGCAACCGGTCTCACTGTAGCTCCCGTGATCCTCAGCACCACAACCTCAGGCTGCTTTGCTTTCAACACTTCTACTTGTGAGGCCTGTCCACCGGGATCACAGTATGATAACA GCACCCTGCTGTGTTCATGctgctctaaccctgggttgTGTGTAGTTCCTGAAGCATGCCTTCCGTGCACCAGAGGTTTTTATCAGCCACTGCCTGGACAGCAGCAGTGTTTGCCCTGCAGCCGCGGCTTCTACACAaa TTTCACAGGAAGTCCATTATGTCTCCCCTGCCCTCCTGGTTCCATGAACAATAACACCGGTGGAGACAGTTGTACAAGTTGTTCACCAG GTTCCTTCTCATCCCAGCAGAGCTCCACCTCATGTACACCCTGTGCACTGGGAAGTTTCTGCAA ctcctctggttGTCTCCAGTGTCAGATGTGTCCTGGAGGAACAGAAGCTCTACAGGCTGCTGCTAAAGAATGCACACCCTGTCGACCAG GTATGCACAAGCCCCCCCATCAGACTATGTGTCAAATCTGCGGCAGTGGATTCTTCCAGATCCACTGGGGCCAGGAAAACTGTGATGTATGTCCAGAAAATCACTACTGCCCT AGTCCAGATGTGAATCCCATTCAGTGTCCCAGCGATGCATTTTGTCCAGAGGGCAGCTTAGCTCCGAGCTACTGCATGGAGACTTTCTTCCACAAAGCGGGTGACACGTGTGAATTAGCTCCTGTAACTATTGCTCTGTTAGTTATTGGAGGAGGGG TGGCCCTACTCCTCATCATTTTAATGGTACTACGTCGACGGAGAGACACTGACGGAGAGCTGACTGTAGCCAGAGCACCATTATTAGGCAAAGAGCGACCTCAAGGTCGATATTATGGGATTCCCTGTGATGGAGAACCAGTTTATGCTGGCTGGTGA
- the reep1 gene encoding receptor expression-enhancing protein 1, with the protein MVSWIISRLVVLVFGTLYPAYSSYKAVKSKDVKEYVKWMMYWIIFALFTTVEVFTDMFLCWLPFYYELKIAFVVWLLSPYTRGSSVLYRKFVHPTLSSKEKEIDDYIGQAKDRSYDTLVHFGRKGLNVAATAAVMAATKSQGVLSDRLRSFSMQDLSSYQSESSDSNPGTTPPAAAQHRPRVVTRSKSEGYNKGQDLTEYEVLGSDQWDSKKFLSQTVSPTESGSASITASLTSQSSPPSTPSPPPAPESEEVEKGEQATPSSPQLRLIKRRAPEPPLRVLRPLTRSRSALSSNNEAM; encoded by the exons ATGGTCTCCTGGATCATCTCTAGACTTGTGGT GCTCGTGTTTGGTACACTATATCCTGCATACTCGTCTTACAAGGCTGTTAAGTCAAAAGACGTGAAAGAATAT GTGAAATGGATGATGTACTGGATAATATTTGCCCTGTTTACGACTGTAGAAGTATTTACAGATATGTTTCTTTGCTG GCTTCCTTTCTACTATGAACTGAAGATAGCCTTTGTTGTGTGGCTGCTGTCGCCATACACCAGAGGCTCCAGTGTGCTCTACAGGAAGTTTGTTCATCCGACACTTTCCTCAAAAGAAAAG GAAATCGATGACTATATTGGACAAGCAAAGGACAGAAGCTATGACACACTGGTACATTTTGGGAGAAAGGGGCTGAATGTTGCAGCTACTGCTGCAGTCATGGCTGCTACCAAG AGTCAGGGGGTTCTGTCAGACAGGCTGAGGAGTTTCAGCATGCAGGACCTGTCCTCCTACCAGTCTGAATCTTCTGACAGCAACCCAGGCACCACGccgccagcagcagcacagcatCGGCCCAGAGTTGTGACACGCAGCAAGTCAGAGGGCTACAACAAGG GACAGGATTTGACTGAGTATGAGGTGTTGGGGTCGGACCAATGGGATTCAAAGAAGTTTCTCTCCCAAACTGTTTCACCTACTGAGTCTGGGTCCGCTTCCATTACGGCCTCCCTGACATCCCAGTCCTCCCCACCCTCCAcaccttctccacctcctgctccagAGTCTGAAGAGGTGGAGAAAGGGGAGCAGGCAACACCCAGCTCCCCACAGCTCAGGCTGATAAAGAGAAGGGCTCCTGAG CCTCCTCTTAGAGTCTTAAGGCCCCTCACGAGATCCAGGAGTGCTCTGTCTTCAAACAACGAAGCCATGTGA
- the chmp3 gene encoding charged multivesicular body protein 3, whose amino-acid sequence MGLFGRTQDKPPQELIKEWSGKIRKESRVLDRQIRDIQREQDKVKRSIKDAAKKGQKDVCLILAKEMIHSKRAITKLHSSKAQMNSVLLSMKNQLALSRIAGSLEKSTEVMKAMQNLVKIPEIQASMRELSKEMMRAGIIEEMMEDTFESMEDEDEMEEAAEEEVDRILFEITAGALGKAPSKVTDALPEMEPAGATAASDEESEEDIEAMQSRLAALRS is encoded by the exons ATGGGACTGTTCGGTAGAACGCAAGATAAACCACCTCAGGAACTA ATTAAAGAGTGGTCTGGAAAAATCAGAAAGGAAAGCAGAGTGCTTGACAGACAAATTCGAG ATATTCAAAGAGAACAAGACAAAGTTAAACGATCCATCAAAGATGCTGCCAAAAAGGGCCAGAAGGACGTGTGTTTGATTCTTGCAAAGGAAATGATTCATTCAAAACGAGCTATCACAAAACTTCATTCTTCCAAAGCCCAGATGAACTCTGTTTTACTCAGCATGAAGAATCAACTTG CTTTATCACGTATAGCTGGTTCTTTGGAGAAAAGCACAGAGGTGATGAAAGCCATGCAGAATCTGGTCAAAATCCCCGAGATCCAGGCCAGCATGAGGGAGTTATCAAAGGAGATGATGAGG gctGGCATCATTGAAGAAATGATGGAAGACACATTTGAAAGcatggaagatgaagatgagatggaagaagcagcagaggaggaagtcGACAGAATCCTCTTTGAGATCACTGCAG GTGCTCTTGGTAAAGCGCCAAGCAAAGTCACTGATGCCCTGCCTGAAATGGAGCCCGCTGGAGCCACAGCAGCTTCAGATGAGGAATcagaggaggacattgaagcAATGCAGTCAAGATTGGCGGCTCTGAGGAGCTAA